From Falsibacillus albus, a single genomic window includes:
- the sda gene encoding sporulation histidine kinase inhibitor Sda: MNSIYLLSDSQLLKAYKQAKKERLSDEFIRILEKEINKRDLDIKQDGQPES; the protein is encoded by the coding sequence ATGAATTCTATCTATTTATTGTCGGACTCACAGCTGCTGAAGGCATACAAACAAGCGAAAAAAGAGCGCTTATCTGATGAATTTATCCGCATCCTGGAAAAGGAAATCAACAAGAGAGACCTGGACATTAAACAGGATGGGCAACCTGAATCGTAA
- a CDS encoding amino acid permease — protein MKPHHPVKQHVKHTQQQKMKKGKDGALNWWNLSLIGIGSVIGAGFFLGTGLSIHTAGPAVLIGYLFGGITSYLVFMALSEMTVHDPQPGSFRTYAKKAFGPLFGFMSGWMYWVAGLLIMSSEITALSIFTQFWFPHVPLWVFSIIYSLLGIGIILLGASNFGRIESMFGVIKLSTLVIFILFGLAVLLGLIPKSLSIHSAASTASIIPFFANGWLGLWASLIFVLFSFGGIAVMGVAATELKNKSDITKAGNMMLLVLLAIYVSSIFLAMKLVNWKDINESESPFVTALTSFRIPYLDSIFNIIIISAAFSTMVGALFSITNVLVSLAEDGDAPSKFTARNQKGVPLASLLLSAAGLAALILVSYFLPHQVYEYLVTSAGVMLILNWVMILSSQIKNRTHYENKASFLMFGYPFTSYLGIAMIVLTISGGLLHKNQRIGLLISVMMVAIIFAGYGVKHLYSSHQKTSRS, from the coding sequence ATGAAGCCGCATCATCCTGTCAAACAGCATGTGAAACATACGCAGCAGCAAAAAATGAAAAAAGGGAAAGACGGAGCTTTAAACTGGTGGAACTTGTCTCTGATCGGGATAGGTTCCGTTATCGGAGCGGGGTTCTTTCTTGGTACGGGACTTTCCATACATACGGCCGGACCGGCAGTTTTAATCGGCTATCTCTTTGGGGGCATTACATCGTATTTAGTTTTTATGGCGTTATCGGAAATGACTGTTCACGATCCGCAGCCAGGGTCGTTTCGCACCTATGCGAAAAAAGCATTCGGCCCTTTATTTGGTTTTATGAGCGGCTGGATGTATTGGGTCGCAGGACTTTTGATCATGTCGAGTGAAATCACCGCCCTATCCATTTTCACCCAATTTTGGTTTCCGCATGTTCCTTTATGGGTGTTCTCCATTATTTATTCGCTGCTTGGCATCGGGATCATCCTGCTTGGTGCAAGCAACTTCGGGAGAATCGAGTCGATGTTCGGGGTGATCAAATTATCGACGCTTGTCATCTTCATTCTCTTCGGCCTGGCAGTTTTGCTTGGCTTGATTCCAAAATCGTTGAGTATCCACTCAGCTGCTTCAACTGCATCCATCATTCCCTTTTTCGCAAATGGATGGCTTGGCCTTTGGGCATCTTTGATTTTTGTTCTTTTTTCCTTTGGCGGTATTGCTGTAATGGGGGTGGCGGCAACCGAATTGAAGAACAAGAGCGACATTACGAAAGCAGGAAACATGATGCTGCTTGTTTTACTTGCTATCTATGTAAGTTCCATATTTCTTGCCATGAAGCTAGTAAATTGGAAGGACATCAATGAAAGTGAAAGTCCATTTGTGACAGCCTTAACATCCTTTCGCATCCCTTACTTGGATTCCATTTTTAATATCATTATCATCAGCGCCGCATTTTCGACGATGGTCGGTGCACTTTTTTCAATTACGAATGTCCTTGTGTCATTGGCCGAGGATGGGGATGCCCCAAGCAAATTCACTGCAAGAAATCAAAAAGGTGTCCCTCTCGCATCGCTTTTACTCAGTGCTGCTGGTTTAGCGGCCCTTATCCTTGTTTCTTATTTCCTCCCGCATCAGGTGTATGAATATTTAGTGACGTCAGCTGGTGTGATGCTGATCTTGAACTGGGTGATGATCCTTTCTTCCCAAATCAAAAACAGGACGCACTACGAGAATAAAGCAAGCTTTCTGATGTTCGGATACCCATTTACTTCTTATCTGGGGATTGCAATGATTGTATTGACCATTTCTGGCGGTCTTCTTCATAAAAACCAGCGGATCGGACTGCTGATCAGTGTCATGATGGTTGCCATCATCTTTGCTGGCTATGGGGTAAAGCATCTATATTCTTCTCATCAAAAGACATCAAGATCCTAA
- a CDS encoding short-chain fatty acid transporter — translation MKGLIRFSNHVMQRFLPDPFLFVIILTFVVFGLGLIFTDSSTIDMVHFWGDGFWALLAFSMQMVLVLVTGHVLASSPVFKKILGGLASLAKSPGAAIVLVSIVSIVASWVNWGFGLVIGALFAKELAKKVKQVDYRLLIASAYGGFIVWHGGVSGSIPLSIATSGHPFQDKIGIIPTSETIFAPFNLIIVLALLIILPILNRFMMPAKEQTVIVDPALLQDESSFQAAAVEEGQITPADRLENSFIVSMIAGLLGLAFLSYYFYQSGFDLNLNIVNFAFLFLGILFHGTPKRFLHAVNTAVKGASGIIIQFPFYAGIMGMMTASGLAAVMSQAFVSVSNDFTFYFFTFLSAGLVNFFVPSGGGQWAVQAPIVLEAAQSLGASIPKTAMSVAWGDAWTNLIQPFWALPALAIAGLKAKDIMGFCCIILVVSGIVISLGLLFL, via the coding sequence GTGAAAGGTTTAATTAGATTTTCCAATCATGTTATGCAGCGTTTTTTGCCTGATCCATTCTTGTTTGTCATCATTCTTACCTTTGTCGTGTTTGGATTGGGGCTGATCTTTACTGACAGCAGCACGATTGATATGGTCCATTTTTGGGGTGATGGATTTTGGGCATTGCTGGCTTTTTCCATGCAAATGGTTCTCGTGCTCGTCACAGGGCATGTGCTTGCCAGCAGCCCGGTCTTTAAAAAGATTCTGGGCGGATTGGCTTCCCTGGCAAAGTCACCAGGGGCTGCCATTGTCCTTGTTTCGATCGTCTCCATCGTGGCTTCTTGGGTCAACTGGGGATTCGGTCTTGTCATCGGCGCTTTATTTGCCAAGGAATTAGCCAAAAAAGTTAAGCAAGTTGATTATCGGCTATTGATTGCAAGCGCTTACGGAGGGTTCATCGTCTGGCATGGCGGTGTGTCGGGATCGATCCCATTGTCCATCGCGACTTCCGGGCATCCGTTTCAGGATAAAATCGGCATCATCCCAACGAGCGAAACGATCTTCGCTCCTTTCAACTTGATCATCGTCCTGGCATTATTGATCATCCTGCCGATTTTAAACCGATTTATGATGCCGGCAAAGGAGCAGACCGTCATTGTCGATCCGGCATTATTGCAGGATGAATCCTCTTTCCAGGCTGCTGCCGTCGAAGAGGGGCAAATCACCCCTGCCGACCGGCTCGAAAACAGTTTCATCGTTTCCATGATTGCCGGCCTTCTCGGTCTCGCATTTCTAAGCTATTATTTCTATCAAAGCGGATTTGATTTAAACTTGAATATCGTCAACTTTGCCTTCTTGTTTTTGGGAATCCTTTTCCATGGGACGCCAAAGCGCTTTTTGCACGCAGTCAACACCGCAGTCAAAGGGGCAAGCGGCATCATCATCCAATTCCCTTTCTATGCTGGGATCATGGGAATGATGACAGCTTCCGGACTGGCAGCAGTGATGTCACAGGCATTCGTGTCTGTTTCCAATGATTTTACCTTTTACTTCTTTACGTTCTTAAGCGCTGGGCTGGTCAACTTTTTTGTTCCATCCGGTGGCGGGCAGTGGGCCGTTCAAGCCCCGATCGTACTTGAAGCCGCTCAGTCATTGGGTGCTTCCATCCCCAAAACCGCTATGTCTGTTGCATGGGGAGATGCCTGGACCAACCTTATCCAGCCATTCTGGGCCCTTCCGGCATTAGCGATCGCCGGGCTGAAAGCAAAAGATATTATGGGATTTTGCTGCATCATTTTAGTGGTCAGCGGAATCGTCATTTCGCTCGGATTATTATTTTTGTAG
- a CDS encoding MarR family winged helix-turn-helix transcriptional regulator yields the protein MLDSYFTNCLYFTANRFSRIMNKMAEEAFAPIGLSPTYAFLIMAVIDQPGMTQKQLSEKLHIAPSTCTRFVDKLIVKQLVDRRQEGKLVYISPTEKGEQLLPDIKKCWKVLYIRYSDILGKEVGDQLSIDLHQLSNQLESK from the coding sequence ATGCTGGATTCCTATTTTACAAACTGTTTATACTTTACGGCCAATCGATTCTCAAGAATCATGAATAAAATGGCGGAAGAAGCTTTTGCCCCGATCGGACTTTCACCTACGTATGCTTTTTTAATCATGGCGGTGATCGACCAGCCGGGAATGACACAGAAGCAGTTAAGCGAAAAGCTTCATATTGCTCCGTCTACGTGTACAAGATTTGTCGATAAACTTATCGTCAAGCAATTGGTGGACCGCCGACAAGAGGGAAAACTCGTTTATATCTCCCCGACCGAAAAAGGAGAACAGCTTTTGCCAGACATAAAAAAATGCTGGAAGGTGCTCTATATCCGGTATTCAGACATTCTTGGAAAAGAAGTCGGCGACCAGCTATCCATCGACCTCCATCAATTAAGCAATCAACTGGAATCCAAATAG
- a CDS encoding DNA alkylation repair protein — MSLPLLEKKLIEQANTENAPGMEKYMKNHFPFLGIKTPERKQILKDFWKETEIHKAPFDRDFLIAMWEKDEREYQYIALDYYGKYIKKRPKTDIDLIKYLLTHKSWWDTVDPLASNFAGPLAKNHPDLKETLKEWAKDDNMWLRRTAILFQLRYKSETDEKFLYETILKNNQSKEFFIQKAIGWALREYSKTNPDSVRSFIEGHPLANLSVREGSKYI; from the coding sequence ATGTCATTGCCATTGCTTGAAAAAAAGTTAATAGAACAGGCTAATACAGAGAATGCCCCTGGAATGGAGAAATATATGAAAAACCATTTCCCTTTCCTTGGAATCAAAACACCTGAGAGGAAACAGATCTTAAAAGATTTCTGGAAGGAAACAGAGATTCACAAAGCTCCATTTGACCGGGATTTCCTTATTGCCATGTGGGAAAAAGATGAAAGAGAATATCAGTATATCGCGTTGGATTATTACGGAAAATACATAAAGAAAAGACCGAAGACGGATATAGACCTCATCAAATACTTATTGACGCATAAATCTTGGTGGGATACGGTCGATCCTCTTGCATCAAACTTTGCAGGACCGCTTGCAAAAAATCACCCCGATCTTAAGGAAACTTTAAAAGAATGGGCCAAGGACGACAATATGTGGCTTAGGCGAACGGCCATCTTGTTTCAACTGCGGTATAAATCGGAAACCGATGAAAAGTTTTTATATGAAACGATTTTAAAAAACAATCAATCTAAAGAGTTTTTTATTCAAAAGGCCATCGGGTGGGCTCTGAGGGAGTATTCAAAAACCAATCCGGATTCTGTCCGCTCCTTTATCGAGGGGCATCCCCTTGCTAATCTAAGCGTCCGCGAAGGCAGCAAATATATTTAA
- a CDS encoding Cof-type HAD-IIB family hydrolase: MKIHCIATDMDGTLLNSKQKVSEANKRAIMEAKEKGIQVIVATGRSYSEARFPLDEAEIECPIICVNGAEIRDEKGGITHTTGMDSAISAEVANKLRDKGIYFEVYTNQGTYTEDYEKGIDIIIDIFQSSNPQVSEHKIREAAKERFSKGHISVIEDYEQIFHESSMIIYKFLAFSFDDDALSSAKELLDQVEGIAVSSSGRENLEITNVHAQKGIALEQFTKEQGLDMSKTMAIGDNFNDLSMMKKVGRPVAMGNAAEGIKEFCEFHSATNEEDGVAKAIFEVLKINV; the protein is encoded by the coding sequence ATGAAAATTCATTGTATCGCAACAGACATGGATGGAACCCTGTTAAACTCTAAGCAAAAAGTGAGCGAAGCAAATAAACGTGCGATCATGGAAGCGAAAGAAAAAGGAATTCAAGTAATCGTTGCAACGGGAAGGTCTTATTCGGAAGCCCGTTTTCCTCTTGATGAAGCAGAAATAGAGTGTCCGATCATCTGCGTCAATGGAGCAGAGATACGGGATGAAAAAGGCGGCATCACCCATACAACCGGAATGGATTCTGCCATTTCTGCAGAAGTGGCCAATAAACTGCGGGATAAAGGGATCTATTTCGAAGTTTATACGAATCAAGGAACTTATACAGAGGATTATGAAAAAGGGATTGATATCATCATCGACATCTTTCAATCATCCAATCCACAGGTAAGTGAACATAAAATCAGGGAAGCGGCCAAAGAACGGTTTTCTAAAGGGCACATTAGCGTCATTGAGGATTATGAACAAATCTTCCATGAATCTTCCATGATTATATATAAGTTTTTGGCCTTTTCCTTTGATGACGATGCCTTGAGCTCTGCAAAGGAATTGCTGGATCAGGTGGAAGGCATTGCGGTCAGCTCTTCGGGTAGGGAGAACTTGGAAATCACCAATGTCCATGCCCAAAAAGGAATCGCCCTGGAACAGTTTACAAAAGAACAAGGCCTGGATATGTCTAAAACAATGGCCATTGGAGATAACTTTAATGATCTATCGATGATGAAAAAAGTCGGCCGTCCAGTTGCCATGGGGAATGCAGCTGAAGGAATAAAAGAATTCTGTGAATTCCATTCGGCGACCAATGAAGAAGATGGAGTAGCGAAAGCCATATTCGAAGTCTTGAAAATCAACGTATAA
- a CDS encoding PQQ-dependent sugar dehydrogenase, whose protein sequence is MQKNLLPMTLAVILLYSCSQQSDPDHKIPAKVVSRITEVKSEVIADHLSTPWSIDNTDGIFYISERTGSIARIENGQVRHEQVNMEKKLSNSPEAGLLGFVLHPKFLKNGQAYAYYTYAEPNGTEYNRIVLLQHDGRSWKESKVLVDRIPSGTYHHGGRLKIGPDGKIYATVGDATIPELAQEKTSLAGKILRLNLDGTIPADNPDPRSYMYSYGHRNPQGLAWDEKGDLFSTEHGPQGHDEINSIRKGQNYGWPVIVGKEKREGLISPLYESGPPPSIAPSGAAYAEDKLFFATLAGESIKMYNIDTGEVTTVLTGFGRIRDVWIDKDQLYFVTNNTDGRGSPAPDDDKLVRVPFAALIEQEAK, encoded by the coding sequence GTGCAAAAAAATCTCCTTCCTATGACATTGGCGGTCATTCTACTGTACAGCTGCAGTCAGCAATCTGACCCGGATCATAAGATTCCTGCCAAAGTAGTAAGCAGGATTACGGAGGTCAAAAGTGAAGTCATAGCAGATCATTTATCGACTCCATGGTCGATCGACAACACCGATGGAATATTTTATATTTCCGAAAGGACCGGTTCGATTGCCAGAATAGAGAATGGACAAGTCCGGCACGAGCAGGTGAATATGGAAAAAAAGCTGTCCAATTCTCCGGAAGCAGGATTGCTTGGGTTTGTCCTTCACCCGAAATTTCTAAAAAATGGCCAGGCATATGCTTATTATACGTATGCCGAACCAAATGGGACAGAATATAACAGAATTGTGCTCCTGCAGCATGACGGTCGATCATGGAAGGAGAGCAAGGTGCTCGTCGACCGCATACCAAGCGGGACCTATCACCATGGTGGCAGGCTGAAAATCGGTCCTGATGGAAAGATATATGCGACGGTAGGGGATGCGACCATTCCTGAATTGGCCCAAGAAAAAACATCTTTAGCAGGAAAGATCCTCAGGTTGAATCTCGATGGAACGATTCCTGCTGATAATCCGGATCCACGATCCTATATGTATTCTTACGGCCACCGGAATCCTCAAGGTTTGGCATGGGATGAAAAAGGGGATTTATTCAGCACGGAGCATGGCCCCCAAGGACATGATGAAATCAATTCTATCCGAAAAGGCCAAAATTACGGGTGGCCAGTCATTGTCGGCAAGGAAAAGAGGGAAGGGCTGATTTCTCCTTTATATGAGTCCGGTCCGCCACCTTCCATTGCGCCATCAGGTGCTGCTTATGCGGAAGACAAATTGTTCTTTGCCACGCTGGCAGGAGAAAGCATCAAAATGTATAACATAGATACGGGGGAGGTCACGACTGTTTTAACAGGGTTTGGCCGTATCCGTGATGTTTGGATTGATAAAGATCAGCTTTATTTCGTTACGAACAATACAGATGGGAGAGGCAGCCCCGCTCCAGATGATGATAAGCTCGTCCGTGTACCGTTTGCGGCATTGATCGAACAGGAAGCGAAATAG
- a CDS encoding TetR/AcrR family transcriptional regulator produces the protein MPEDHNILDLLLDDQEQVTEKQKKILEAAVEIFSEKGYASTSTNEIAKKAGVAEGTIFRHYKTKKELLLSIVAPTMTKLIAPFIINDISKVLNTDYDRFEDFLRAVIENRRKFAKDNMTMIKILIQEIPFHPELKEQFMKNIGKKIFDRFTIVFEHYQAKGQIKKMPAESSLRLIGSTVIGYLMARYMIAPDFDWDDEQEINRMISFIMNGINAE, from the coding sequence ATGCCTGAAGATCATAATATATTGGATTTATTATTGGATGACCAGGAGCAGGTCACAGAGAAGCAAAAGAAAATATTGGAGGCGGCCGTCGAGATCTTTTCAGAAAAAGGCTATGCCTCAACATCAACCAATGAAATCGCCAAAAAAGCAGGTGTGGCCGAAGGGACAATCTTCCGCCATTATAAAACAAAAAAAGAACTGCTTCTTTCAATCGTAGCACCGACGATGACCAAGCTGATTGCCCCTTTCATCATCAATGACATCAGCAAAGTATTAAACACAGACTATGATAGATTTGAAGATTTCTTGCGTGCGGTCATCGAGAATCGCCGCAAGTTTGCAAAGGATAATATGACCATGATCAAAATTTTAATTCAGGAAATCCCTTTTCACCCTGAATTAAAAGAACAGTTCATGAAGAATATCGGAAAGAAAATTTTTGACCGCTTCACCATTGTCTTCGAACATTATCAGGCAAAAGGGCAAATCAAAAAGATGCCGGCCGAATCTTCCCTTCGATTGATCGGATCGACCGTAATCGGCTACCTTATGGCCAGGTATATGATAGCCCCTGATTTCGACTGGGACGATGAGCAAGAAATCAACCGCATGATTTCCTTCATCATGAATGGAATCAATGCAGAGTAA
- a CDS encoding ABC transporter permease, which translates to MRISAFVLRIIQQVIRDKRTLALILLAPLLILTMLWLVFDSDKYDPKVGMVFSQPQQEKMIKHDDFKVYDSEAKARKAVKDGKLDGFVQLDQKPKLVVEGSDPTVNQLVMKKAQEALASSQSGTAAAPKLKIDYVYGSKDMGQFDSFGPVLLGFFCFFFVFLISGVSFLRERTSGTLERLLASPLRIWEMVISYVLGFGVFTIVQATLISWYAIYVLKMMMVGSFFNVLLIILLLSFTALTLGILLSAFARNELQMMQFIPLVVVPQVFFSGLFNLDTISDWLSWIGPITPLYYAADALKNIMIRGFSVGDISYDILILAGFSILFILLNIAALKTYRKV; encoded by the coding sequence TTGAGAATTAGTGCATTTGTATTGAGGATCATCCAACAAGTCATCCGGGATAAAAGAACCCTGGCACTGATCCTATTGGCGCCGCTATTGATATTAACCATGTTATGGCTTGTTTTTGACAGCGATAAGTATGATCCGAAGGTTGGAATGGTCTTTTCCCAGCCCCAGCAGGAAAAGATGATAAAGCATGATGACTTCAAGGTATATGATTCTGAAGCAAAAGCTCGAAAGGCTGTGAAAGATGGAAAGCTGGATGGCTTTGTGCAACTTGATCAAAAACCGAAGCTTGTCGTGGAAGGAAGCGATCCAACGGTCAATCAGCTCGTGATGAAAAAAGCACAAGAAGCGCTCGCTTCATCCCAAAGCGGCACAGCTGCAGCACCTAAGCTGAAGATCGACTATGTATATGGAAGCAAGGATATGGGACAGTTTGATTCATTTGGTCCCGTACTTCTCGGATTTTTTTGCTTTTTCTTCGTGTTTTTGATCAGTGGGGTGTCTTTCCTTCGTGAACGGACTTCAGGAACTCTTGAAAGACTTTTGGCAAGCCCGCTGCGCATATGGGAAATGGTCATCAGTTATGTATTGGGATTCGGTGTATTTACGATTGTTCAGGCAACCCTCATTTCTTGGTATGCGATTTACGTATTGAAGATGATGATGGTCGGCAGCTTTTTCAATGTGCTGCTCATCATCCTCCTTCTTTCCTTTACGGCATTGACATTGGGGATCCTGCTCTCTGCATTTGCCCGCAATGAATTGCAGATGATGCAGTTCATCCCATTGGTCGTCGTTCCCCAAGTGTTTTTCTCGGGGTTGTTCAACCTGGATACGATTTCGGATTGGCTTAGCTGGATCGGGCCAATCACCCCGCTCTATTATGCAGCAGATGCCCTTAAAAATATTATGATCAGGGGGTTCTCTGTCGGAGATATTTCGTACGACATATTGATATTGGCAGGCTTTTCGATCTTGTTCATTTTATTAAATATCGCTGCTTTAAAAACATACCGAAAAGTGTAG
- a CDS encoding ABC transporter ATP-binding protein — protein sequence MKQIRVNAKNVSKSFGSHEVLKDISLEVQEGEIYGLLGPSGSGKTTLVKMMMGLEKAASGEMIVNNTQMPSITPLIDIGYMAQSDALYTDLTAKENLEFFAALYGLKGKAKKDRIQSVMEIVGLQNDLHKTILQYSGGMKRRLSLAIALLHQPKLLILDEPTVGIDPVLRKSIWDQFQQLKKEGTAIFVTTHVMDEAERCDKLGLIRDGLLIANDSPRNIKEKHGVASIEEVFLTVGGVQIEN from the coding sequence ATGAAGCAAATTAGAGTGAATGCAAAAAACGTTTCCAAAAGCTTTGGATCGCATGAGGTGTTGAAAGACATTTCGCTTGAGGTCCAGGAAGGTGAAATCTACGGTCTTCTTGGGCCATCTGGATCGGGAAAAACAACGCTGGTCAAAATGATGATGGGGCTTGAAAAGGCAGCCTCCGGCGAAATGATTGTGAACAACACTCAAATGCCATCCATCACTCCGCTCATCGACATCGGTTATATGGCACAATCAGATGCGCTTTATACCGATTTGACCGCTAAGGAAAACTTAGAATTTTTTGCTGCCCTATATGGATTAAAAGGTAAAGCGAAAAAGGACCGGATCCAATCTGTCATGGAAATTGTCGGTTTGCAAAACGATCTCCACAAGACAATCCTGCAATACTCCGGCGGCATGAAAAGAAGACTATCATTGGCCATCGCCCTGCTGCATCAGCCAAAACTGCTGATTCTTGATGAACCTACAGTAGGAATCGATCCCGTCCTTCGCAAAAGCATCTGGGATCAATTCCAGCAATTGAAAAAAGAAGGCACGGCGATTTTCGTCACGACCCATGTCATGGATGAGGCTGAACGCTGTGATAAATTGGGGTTGATTCGGGATGGGCTGCTGATCGCCAACGATTCACCCCGTAATATCAAAGAAAAACATGGAGTTGCTTCAATTGAAGAAGTCTTCTTAACAGTTGGAGGTGTTCAAATTGAGAATTAG
- the bshB2 gene encoding bacillithiol biosynthesis deacetylase BshB2 — MEKERQVLVVFPHPDDEAFGVSGTIATHVKHGTPVTYACLTLGEMGRNLGNPPFATRESLPKIRKKELLKAAEVMGIQDLRMMGLRDKTVEFEDDEKLTNMVSDMIEELDPSLVITFYPNYSVHPDHEATARAVVRAVRKIQEDKRPKLHCVAFSKGCEEELGAPNVVNDISHVLDTKLDAMKAHNSQTAWMLAEMEEKWLKKDPEVMKRFQYERFWDYQWENDQVK, encoded by the coding sequence ATGGAGAAAGAACGTCAAGTACTAGTCGTTTTCCCCCACCCCGATGATGAAGCCTTCGGAGTGTCCGGGACGATTGCCACGCATGTGAAACACGGAACGCCTGTCACATATGCTTGTTTGACCCTGGGAGAGATGGGAAGGAATTTGGGCAATCCCCCTTTCGCCACAAGGGAATCCCTTCCGAAAATCAGAAAGAAAGAATTATTGAAGGCAGCTGAGGTCATGGGTATCCAAGATCTCCGCATGATGGGACTGCGCGACAAGACAGTCGAATTCGAAGATGATGAAAAGTTGACCAACATGGTGTCCGATATGATTGAAGAGCTTGATCCATCACTCGTCATCACCTTCTATCCCAACTATTCCGTCCATCCTGACCATGAAGCGACCGCCCGTGCAGTCGTTAGAGCCGTCAGGAAAATACAAGAAGACAAACGGCCAAAGCTTCACTGCGTCGCATTTTCCAAAGGCTGTGAAGAAGAATTGGGCGCACCGAACGTCGTGAATGACATCAGCCATGTGTTGGACACGAAGCTGGATGCCATGAAAGCCCATAACTCGCAAACAGCATGGATGCTTGCGGAAATGGAAGAAAAATGGCTCAAAAAAGATCCCGAAGTGATGAAAAGGTTCCAATATGAACGCTTCTGGGACTATCAATGGGAAAACGATCAAGTAAAATAA
- a CDS encoding YojF family protein, producing MEPITIDAVQPYIDRFAGKPVYIHLETTNGAYASHFNEEFFSAGAYIRNAQVTYEHGKIVGDGPFRAGLKLEIGWIYAEGLTHFEEDEEGRLLLAGHGFDGKLAVALEISQTPFE from the coding sequence ATGGAACCAATTACGATCGACGCTGTCCAACCATACATCGACCGTTTCGCAGGCAAACCTGTTTATATACATTTGGAAACGACAAACGGAGCTTATGCATCCCACTTCAATGAAGAATTTTTCTCTGCAGGAGCCTATATTCGCAACGCACAGGTTACTTATGAGCACGGAAAAATCGTAGGCGATGGACCTTTCCGGGCAGGATTGAAGCTTGAAATCGGCTGGATCTATGCAGAGGGCCTCACCCACTTTGAAGAAGACGAAGAAGGTCGCCTCCTACTTGCTGGCCACGGATTTGACGGCAAACTGGCCGTAGCATTGGAAATCAGCCAAACCCCTTTTGAATAA
- the pdxK gene encoding pyridoxine/pyridoxal/pyridoxamine kinase, translating into MSMKKVLTIAGSDSSGGAGIQADLKTFQEHGVYGMSALTTIVSMDPKNHWHHNVFPQETSTVEAQLETILSVDIDAMKTGMLGTVEIIELAARKIDEFGLKKVVIDPVMVCKGENEVLHPETTDAMREFLLPRALVVTPNLFEAGQLAQNGPLKTIDDMKTAAKKIHELGAKNVVIKGGKQLQHDMAIDLFFDGQEFTILEAEKVDTSNNHGAGCTFAAAITANLANGLTVDGAVKEAKNFVTAAIQHGFPLNEYVGPVMHGAYNRMQE; encoded by the coding sequence ATGAGTATGAAAAAAGTGTTAACGATTGCAGGATCTGATTCAAGCGGAGGCGCGGGAATCCAAGCTGATTTAAAAACCTTCCAGGAACATGGTGTTTACGGGATGTCCGCATTGACCACCATTGTTTCCATGGATCCAAAGAATCATTGGCATCATAACGTATTCCCACAAGAAACAAGCACAGTCGAAGCGCAATTGGAAACGATTCTCTCCGTTGACATCGATGCGATGAAGACGGGAATGCTCGGAACGGTTGAAATCATTGAACTTGCCGCACGCAAAATCGATGAATTCGGACTGAAGAAAGTCGTCATCGATCCAGTCATGGTCTGCAAAGGTGAGAATGAAGTCCTTCATCCTGAAACAACGGATGCGATGAGGGAATTTTTATTGCCGAGAGCACTTGTGGTCACACCGAATTTATTCGAGGCTGGCCAATTGGCTCAAAACGGTCCCCTGAAAACGATTGACGACATGAAAACCGCAGCGAAAAAAATACACGAACTTGGCGCCAAAAATGTTGTCATCAAAGGCGGTAAACAGCTACAGCATGATATGGCCATCGATTTATTCTTTGATGGACAGGAATTCACGATCTTGGAAGCAGAGAAAGTGGATACATCCAACAACCATGGTGCAGGATGTACGTTTGCAGCTGCCATTACAGCCAACTTGGCAAATGGCCTGACTGTTGACGGCGCTGTCAAAGAAGCGAAAAATTTTGTTACGGCTGCCATCCAACATGGGTTTCCATTGAATGAATATGTAGGTCCAGTCATGCACGGCGCATACAACCGCATGCAAGAATAG